Proteins encoded in a region of the Malaciobacter mytili LMG 24559 genome:
- a CDS encoding Jag N-terminal domain-containing protein gives MKKFEAKSLEEAYELAKNEFQCSITNLEIEIDQQPRKGFLGIGKKNAIIRVFEKSSQVSSYARKNKEHSFRKKDIKIEDVSKKIQDSNKEEIQVKSYKKQELRSVPNLESKENIFDNFYEVDEKQQISQLIVKKDKDEILQEVKAGIDSLFSNTCYDIDETKVEFYDDETIYVEFTGVDSALLIGKEGYRYKALSYILFNWINEKYGLMLRLEVAEFLKNQEDSIHTYLEPAIEIIKEKGSFKTKPLDGILVHIALKRLRDEFPNKYVAVKTNIRGDRYVLVNEYRSKEQ, from the coding sequence ATGAAAAAGTTTGAAGCAAAGAGTTTAGAAGAAGCTTATGAATTAGCAAAAAATGAATTTCAGTGCTCAATTACTAATTTAGAAATTGAAATAGACCAACAACCAAGAAAAGGATTTCTTGGTATTGGCAAAAAAAATGCCATAATTAGAGTTTTTGAAAAAAGCTCACAAGTTAGTAGCTACGCAAGAAAAAATAAAGAACACTCTTTTAGAAAAAAAGATATAAAAATCGAAGATGTTTCTAAAAAAATACAAGATTCAAATAAAGAAGAAATACAAGTAAAAAGTTATAAAAAACAAGAATTGAGAAGTGTTCCTAATTTAGAATCAAAAGAAAATATTTTTGATAACTTTTATGAGGTAGATGAAAAACAACAAATTTCTCAATTAATTGTAAAAAAAGATAAAGATGAAATTTTACAAGAAGTAAAAGCTGGAATTGATTCTTTGTTTTCAAACACATGTTATGATATTGATGAAACTAAAGTAGAGTTTTATGATGATGAAACAATTTATGTTGAATTTACAGGAGTAGACTCTGCTTTATTAATTGGAAAAGAAGGATATAGGTATAAAGCCTTATCTTATATTCTTTTTAATTGGATAAATGAAAAATATGGTCTTATGCTAAGATTAGAAGTTGCAGAGTTTTTAAAAAATCAAGAAGATTCTATTCATACATATTTAGAACCTGCAATTGAAATTATAAAAGAAAAAGGTAGTTTTAAAACAAAACCTTTAGATGGAATTTTAGTTCATATTGCTCTTAAAAGATTAAGAGATGAATTCCCTAATAAATATGTTGCTGTTAAAACAAATATTAGAGGTGATAGATATGTACTTGTTAATGAATATAGAAGTAAAGAGCAGTAA
- the htpX gene encoding zinc metalloprotease HtpX produces the protein MEQVKTVFFLALLSVLFVFIGYSFGGANGMLIAFLLAGGMNFYAYYYSDKQVLAQYNAVEVLDKRNYIYQITQKLAYKANLPMPRVYIIPEHTPNAFATGRNHEHAAIAVTQGLIDLLNEKEIEAVIAHELSHVRHYDILIGTIAAVFAGAIAMIANMMQFGAMFGGGNDRQNSNPIIMIILAIVLPLAAAIIQMTVSRSREYMADEGAARLTGNPSALQSALSKLESFAKRGEVHNATEQTAHMFIINPFSGKDMKFSDLFRTHPTTEDRIARLEELKKQI, from the coding sequence ATGGAACAAGTAAAAACAGTATTTTTTTTAGCTCTTTTATCTGTATTATTTGTATTTATTGGTTACTCTTTTGGAGGAGCAAATGGAATGCTTATTGCCTTTTTGCTTGCTGGTGGGATGAACTTTTATGCTTATTATTATTCAGATAAACAAGTTCTTGCACAATACAATGCCGTTGAAGTTCTTGATAAAAGAAATTATATATATCAAATTACACAAAAACTAGCATATAAAGCAAATTTACCAATGCCAAGAGTTTATATAATTCCTGAACATACTCCAAATGCTTTTGCAACAGGTAGAAATCATGAGCATGCAGCTATTGCTGTAACTCAAGGGTTAATTGATTTATTAAATGAAAAAGAAATAGAAGCAGTAATTGCCCATGAATTATCACATGTTAGGCATTATGATATTTTAATTGGAACAATAGCTGCTGTTTTTGCAGGAGCAATTGCAATGATTGCAAATATGATGCAATTTGGTGCAATGTTTGGTGGTGGAAATGATAGACAAAACTCAAACCCAATTATTATGATTATTTTAGCAATAGTTTTACCATTAGCTGCTGCAATTATACAAATGACAGTAAGTAGAAGTAGAGAGTATATGGCTGATGAAGGTGCTGCAAGACTTACAGGAAATCCTAGTGCATTACAAAGTGCTTTAAGTAAATTGGAAAGTTTTGCAAAAAGAGGTGAAGTTCATAATGCAACAGAACAAACAGCTCATATGTTTATTATAAATCCATTTAGTGGAAAAGATATGAAATTTTCTGATTTATTTAGAACTCATCCTACAACAGAAGATAGAATAGCAAGATTAGAAGAGTTGAAAAAACAGATATAG
- a CDS encoding SixA phosphatase family protein, translated as MKKLYLIRHAKSSWKNLTLEDFDRPLNKRGKKNAPFMGNLLKQLEIKPDLIIASPSYRTRITAELIALEINYDKHKIEYYENLYEASLEDIEEAIKYLEDKYETIFLVGHNPSLNQFSEKFASFKDNIPTCGIIELSFNCQNWQKISPSNCKLISFEYPKKYK; from the coding sequence TTGAAAAAGTTATATTTAATTAGACATGCTAAGTCTTCATGGAAAAATTTAACCCTAGAAGATTTTGATAGACCTTTAAATAAAAGAGGCAAAAAAAATGCACCATTTATGGGAAACTTACTAAAACAATTGGAAATAAAACCTGATTTAATCATAGCCTCTCCTTCATATAGAACTAGAATTACAGCAGAATTAATAGCTTTGGAAATTAATTATGACAAACATAAAATAGAATATTATGAAAATTTATATGAAGCTTCTTTAGAAGATATAGAAGAGGCTATAAAATATTTAGAAGATAAATATGAAACTATATTTTTAGTGGGACACAATCCAAGTTTAAATCAATTTAGTGAAAAATTTGCTTCATTTAAAGATAATATCCCCACTTGCGGAATTATTGAATTAAGCTTTAATTGTCAAAATTGGCAAAAGATTTCACCTAGCAATTGTAAATTAATATCTTTTGAATATCCAAAAAAATATAAATAG
- a CDS encoding SixA phosphatase family protein has protein sequence MKTLYLLRHGEKEENISQDDYDINLTQKGKDDIAKLAKKLLKREINLDLIVSSPANRARQTAEVLVKELNYPRNIMYNEVIYQAFLNELNETITYTFDTVNSLLIVGHNPSLAALAYTFCGFREPFDMGDIIRIDFNCNSWVEIGKHNASFNFFEKP, from the coding sequence ATGAAAACATTATATTTATTAAGACATGGGGAAAAAGAAGAGAATATTTCTCAAGATGATTATGATATTAATCTAACGCAAAAAGGCAAAGATGATATTGCAAAGTTAGCAAAAAAACTTCTAAAAAGAGAAATAAATCTTGATTTAATAGTTTCAAGTCCAGCAAATAGAGCAAGACAAACTGCTGAAGTTTTAGTAAAAGAGCTAAATTATCCAAGAAATATTATGTATAATGAAGTAATTTATCAAGCTTTTTTAAATGAACTAAATGAAACAATTACTTATACTTTTGACACAGTTAATTCTTTATTAATTGTAGGACACAATCCTTCTTTAGCTGCCCTTGCTTATACTTTTTGTGGTTTTAGAGAACCCTTTGATATGGGAGATATAATAAGAATTGATTTTAATTGTAACTCTTGGGTAGAAATAGGAAAGCATAATGCTAGTTTTAACTTTTTTGAAAAGCCATAA
- the mnmE gene encoding tRNA uridine-5-carboxymethylaminomethyl(34) synthesis GTPase MnmE has product MFDDSTIVAIATANGIGSISIVRVSGKNALPIALKISKKTNLTPRYVTLSTLYSKDENPIDEGLLIYFKAPFSFTGEDIVEFQCHGGVAIANMILDEVIALGARIANPGEFSKRAFLNGKIDLSKAEAISKIIEARSEDAVKLLAKQLKGELSFFVNDIREDLLFMLAYTEVSIDYAEDDLPDDILEKIDVKLTKIKEKLSNTLEASKRREGMIEGFKIAIVGKPNVGKSSLLNKLLNFDRAIISDIAGTTRDTIEESVKIGTHIIKIVDTAGIRDETSDIIEKIGIEKSIEAIEQADIVVALFDNSKPCDSEDEKILSLLKENSNKQIIKVLNKTDLQNSFEKSKLNDFIELSTKQSINPLIEKIEKILDANTHSDEMTLISKRQIQSVELTLHHINEATFPLQTGELEFFAHHITEALHNISNITRPYDNDEMLDVMFGEFCLGK; this is encoded by the coding sequence TTGTTTGATGATAGTACAATTGTTGCAATAGCAACAGCCAATGGTATTGGTTCAATCTCTATTGTAAGAGTTAGTGGTAAAAACGCTTTACCAATAGCTCTTAAAATCTCAAAAAAAACTAATTTAACTCCAAGATATGTAACTTTATCAACACTTTATTCAAAAGATGAAAACCCTATTGATGAAGGTTTATTAATCTATTTTAAAGCACCTTTTTCATTTACTGGTGAAGATATTGTTGAGTTTCAATGTCATGGTGGAGTAGCAATTGCTAATATGATTTTAGATGAAGTAATTGCCCTTGGTGCAAGAATAGCAAATCCTGGAGAGTTTTCAAAAAGAGCTTTTTTAAATGGAAAAATAGATTTAAGTAAAGCAGAGGCAATTTCTAAAATTATTGAAGCAAGAAGTGAAGATGCAGTTAAACTTTTAGCTAAACAGTTAAAAGGTGAATTAAGTTTTTTTGTAAATGATATTAGAGAAGATTTACTTTTTATGCTAGCTTATACAGAAGTTAGTATTGATTATGCAGAAGATGATTTACCAGATGATATTTTAGAAAAAATTGATGTAAAACTTACAAAAATAAAAGAAAAACTTTCTAACACTCTTGAAGCTAGTAAGAGAAGAGAAGGGATGATAGAAGGTTTTAAAATAGCAATTGTTGGAAAACCAAATGTTGGTAAATCTTCTTTATTAAATAAATTGCTAAATTTTGATAGAGCTATTATTTCTGATATTGCTGGAACTACTAGAGATACTATTGAAGAGTCTGTTAAAATAGGAACTCATATTATAAAAATAGTAGATACTGCTGGAATTAGAGATGAGACTTCTGATATTATAGAAAAAATTGGAATTGAAAAATCAATTGAAGCAATAGAGCAAGCAGATATTGTTGTAGCTTTATTTGATAATAGTAAACCTTGTGATAGTGAAGATGAAAAGATTTTATCTTTATTAAAAGAAAATTCAAATAAGCAAATTATTAAAGTATTAAATAAAACAGATTTACAAAATTCTTTTGAAAAATCTAAACTTAATGATTTTATTGAATTAAGTACTAAGCAAAGTATTAATCCTTTAATAGAAAAAATAGAAAAAATTTTAGATGCCAATACTCATAGTGATGAGATGACTCTAATTTCAAAAAGACAAATTCAAAGTGTTGAGCTAACTTTACATCATATAAATGAAGCAACTTTCCCTTTACAAACAGGAGAATTGGAATTTTTTGCTCATCATATAACAGAAGCTTTACATAATATTTCAAATATTACAAGACCATATGACAATGACGAGATGTTAGATGTTATGTTTGGAGAGTTCTGTTTAGGTAAATAA